The proteins below are encoded in one region of Opisthocomus hoazin isolate bOpiHoa1 chromosome 24, bOpiHoa1.hap1, whole genome shotgun sequence:
- the SIDT2 gene encoding SID1 transmembrane family member 2 yields MAGSRAAALARALVALALVAPAPARAQPLPRGARRVVEKEARFDSTYADWVDADLLHIYAFNHSVRRNRAEGVRVSVNVLSDHADLPVLFVVRQEEAVVSFQVPLVLRGLFQRKYAYREVSRTLCQPQTTAEVETQRFYVDVSTLALNASYQLRVTRLENFVLRTDDRFGFNATAAQPQYFKYEFPEGVDSVIVKVTSAMAFPCSVISIQDILCPVYDLDNNVAFIGMYQTMTKKAAITVQRKDFPSNSFYVVVVVKTEDEVCGGPLPYYPLARDAPPDEPVDQHDRWKMLEVTVSPATTSEAYVSSVLFCLGIFLSFYVLTLAIACWEGCRRRKRKGLLAAMDSPSLDTGHGRGVPDPFLGHAPYDSYGYGSFGQRSLENAAGRPRLDSLSSVEEDDYDTLADIDYDKNVIRTKQYLCVADLARKDKRVLRKKYQIYFWNIATIAVFYALPVVQLVITYQTVVNVTGNQDICYYNFLCARPLGNLSAFNNILSNLGYVLLGFLFLLIILRREIHYNRALLRNDAHALECGIPKHFGLFYAMGTALMMEGLLSACYHVCPNYTNFQFDTSFMYMIAGLCMLKLYQKRHPDINASAYSAYACLALVIFFSVVGVVFGKGNTAFWIVFSVIHIVATLLLSTQLYYMGRWKLDSGVPRRILHVLYTDCVRQCSGPMYLDRMVLLVMGNIINWSLAAYGLIVRPNDFASYLLAIGICNLLLYFAFYIIMKLRSGERIKLIPLLCIVSTSVVWGFALFFFFQGLSTWQKTPAESREHNRDCILLDFFDDHDVWHFLSSIAMFGSFLVLLTLDDDLDCVRRDKIYVF; encoded by the exons GTGTCGGTGAACGTCCTCTCCGACCACGCGGACCTGCCCGTCCTCTTCGTGGTGCGGCAGGAGGAGGCGGTGGTCTCCTTCCAGGTGCCGCTGGTGCTGCGCGGGCT GTTCCAGCGGAAGTACGCGTACCGGGAGGTGAGCCGCACGCTCTGCCAGCCCCAGACCACGGCGGAGGTGGAGACCCAGCGCTTCTACGTCGACGTCTCCACGCTCGCCCTCAACGCCTCCTACCAGCTGCGCGTCACCCGCCTGGAGAACTTCGTGCTGCG GACCGACGACAGGTTTGGCTTCAACGCCACGGCCGCCCAGCCGCAG tatTTCAAGTACGAGTTCCCCGAGGGAGTGGACTCGGTGATCGTGAAGGTGACCTCGGCCATGGCCTTCCCCTGCTCCGTCATCTCCATCCAGGACATCCTG TGCCCCGTCTACGACCTGGACAACAACGTGGCCTTCATCGGGATGTACCAGACCATGACGAAGAAGGCGGCCATCACGGTGCAG AGGAAGGATTTCCCCAGCAACAGCTTCtacgtggtggtggtggtgaagacGGAGGACGAGGTGTGCGGGGGGCCTCTGCCCTACTACCCCCTGGCCAGAGATGCCCCCCCAG ACGAGCCCGTGGACCAGCACGACCGGTGGAAGATGCTGGAGGTGACGGTGTCGCCCGCCACAACCT CGGAGGCCTACGTGAGCAGCGTGCTCTTCTGCCTGGGCATCTTCCTCTCCTTCTACGTCCTGACGCTGGCCATCGCCTGCTGGGAGGGCTGCCG gcgGCGGAAGAGGAAGGGGCTCCTGGCAGCCATGGACTCCCCCAGCCTGGACACGG GGCACGGCCGCGGCGTCCCCGACCCCTTCCTGGGCCACGCTCCCTACGACAGCTACGGCTACGGCTCCTTCG GGCAGCGCTCGCTGGAGAAcgcggccggccggccccgcctgGACTCGCTCAGCTCGGTGGAGGAGGATGACTACGACACGCTGGCCGACATCGACTACGACAAGAACGTCATCCGCACCAAG caATACCTCTGCGTGGCCGACCTGGCCCGCAAGGACAAGCGGGTGCTGCGGAAGAAGTACCAGATCTACTTCTG GAACATCGCCACCATCGCCGTCTTCTACGCCCTCCCCGTCGTCCAGCTGGTCATCACCTACCAGACG GTGGTGAACGTCACCGGCAACCAGGACATCTGCTACTACAACTTTCTGTGCGCCCGCCCGCTGGGGAACCTCAG cgcctTCAACAACatcctgagcaacctgggctacGTCCTGCTgggcttcctcttcctcctcatcatcCTGCGGCGGGAGATCCACTACAACCGGGCGCTGCTGCGCAACGACGCCCACGCCCTG gaGTGCGGCATCCCCAAGCACTTCGGGCTCTTCTACGCCATGGGCACGGCGCTGATGATGGAGGGGCTGCTCAGCGCCTGCTACCACGTCTGCCCCAACTACACCAACTTCCAGTTCG ACACCTCCTTCATGTACATGATCGCGGGGCTCTGCATGCTGAAGCTCTACCAGAAGCGTCACCCGGACATCAACGCCAGCGCCTACAGCGCCTACGCCTGCCTGGCCCTCGTCATCTTCTTCTCCGTCGTCGGCGTG GTCTTCGGCAAGGGGAACACGGCCTTCTGGATCGTCTTCTCCGTCATCCACATCGTGGCcacgctgctgctcagcacccAGCTCTACTACATGGGGCGCTGGAAGCTGG ACTCGGGCGTCCCGCGCAGGATCCTGCACGTGCTGTACACGGACTGCGTCCGGCAGTGCAGCGGGCCCATGTACCTG GACCGGATGGTGCTCTTGGTCATGGGGAACATCATCAACTGGTCGCT CGCTGCCTACGGCCTCATCGTGCGCCCCAACGACTTCGCGTCCTACCTGCTGGCCATCGGCATCTGCAACCTCCTCCTCTACTTCGCCTTCTACATCATCATGAAG CTCCGCAGCGGCGAGCGCATCAAGCTCATCCCCTTGCTCTGCATCGTCAGCACCTCGGTGGTCTGGGGCTTCgccctcttcttcttcttccaggGGCTCAGCACCTGGCAG AAAACGCCGGCCGAGTCTCGGGAGCACAACCGCGACTGCATCCTGCTCGACTTCTTCGACGACCACGACGTCTGGCACTTCCTCTCCTCCATCGCCATGTTCGGCTCCTTCCTG gTGCTGCTGACGCTGGACGACGACCTGGACTGCGTCCGGCGGGACAAGATCTACGTCTTCTAg